The stretch of DNA CCATGGCGCTTTTCTTCTCCCAAACTGAAGTTTAGACTGACTTTACACCATTTTATATGCCTCTtggttattattaaaatataaataataagattGGGAGTAAGTGGATCAATAAATGAAATCTGTTATCTATTCCGTTGTGAAATATGCCAATTTACCTTATTTTCTGGCATTCAAATTTTTGGGACAACGTTAAATCAACCTAACTTATAAGAGAATGTgtttttgacaatttattttgttagccTATACACAAAAGGGAAACATTTTTAGCGTCTTATTCGAACTATCACCTTATAATACAGGTTAAAAGAATATATTagagataaaaaaaagggaCCTTAAGAGGAAAAAGGAGAAACTAAGACGGTATTTATGTCATTTTtgcatacaatttttatttctaaatgtCATTTGTTTATCTGTTTTTAATATATGGGTGCTTTTCTCGgctaccattttttttatccgCTTAGCTTCAACTTATTTTTCACCAGAGTTTGAGGCGATGTTCCTTCGGCTGGAGTTATTAGAAGCAAGGGCCTTCCATTCTCGTCCGACAATCTTACGAATTGAGCTTCTTCCGGCTTCATACACAAACGGGGATAATAGAAACAGAGAGATGTCACCGAGTGTGGCATTGTTTCGATCGAAAGCTTCTGCGCCGGCTTAAAAGAATGGCTAAACTTATTGTTGATTAAGTGCACTGACTTGACCGCTTGACACTCGGGAAGATATGGGTACACAGCGCAAAGATCGCGGGGTGGACTAGTTGTTGCATCCGTTGTCGATTCTTCAGTTGTTGCATCCGTTGTTAAATCCGTAGCTGCGTCCGTTGTTGCGTCCGTTGTTGAATCCGTTGTTAAATCCGTGGCTGCGTCCGTTGTTGTTTCAGATGTTGCATCTGTTGTAATTTCCGTTGTTGCATCCGTTGTTGTCTCAGTCGGTGCATTTGTTGTAGTCTCAGTTGTTGCATCCGTTGTTGTTACTGTTGTAGTCTCCGTCGTTGGCTGCGTTGTTGTAGCTTCGGTAGGAGTTTCAGTTGTAGTTGGTTTCTCAGTTGGTTTGTCTGTTGGCTTAGTTGGTCTAGTTGGTCTGGTTGGTCTGGTCGGTCTAGTTGGTCTAGTTGGTCTAGTTGGTCTATCCGTTGGTTTAGTTGGTCTATTCGTTGGCTTAGTTGGTCTATCCGTTGGTTTAGTTGGTCTATTCGTTGGCTTAGTTGGTCTTGTTGGTTTAGTTGGTGGCTCCGTTGGAGGTTCAGTTGGAGGTTCAGTTGGAGGTTCGGTTGTTGGCCACGGCGGCCTTGTTGGTGGAACATATGGAGGATATGGATAGAAAGGTGGCGGAGGATAAGCAAGCGCATAAGGATCGTAGTATCCATATTCGGTTGGCCAATACTCTTCATGGTTGGGtctctctttctttttctttttactgacTTGGCCGTTGGTGAAACCTGTTACTTTTTTGATAATTCCTCCAACATCCCACACGGGTATTCGGACTTGAACCTGATATCCCTTGGCTAATGAAAGAAACCATGTCGGTCCAGCTGCGACTAGCAGGACGCAGGTAATAAAACTTCTAAGCAGTTGCATGCTTTTCGTAATAAAACGGACTGAAGCGTAGCGTTCATTAACACCTTTATATATTCCATGATGTTCTAGAGAAATTGATTAATAACCACTGGTCCCagttaaataaaaagcaaGCAAACTCTTAACTTATAGCTAAATCGGTTAAATCTCTGTTGACATTTTCGTGCAGTATGCTTCATTTCGGATCAGATTGATTGAACATCATAAATTATGGGCTACAAGATAGTTTGCTTATCATAGTAAGTAACATCTTTAAAACTGGAACGCGTTCTGCTTGGTTTGCATGCCACTGATATCAGCATTAGATAGTTTCTGGATTATCtgctaaatattaaaagtaagTAAAAGAATGAAATCGGTCCTACAAATCTGTAAAATACAATGCTTTACTTTTCACACTctttattttaagtaaaaaccGGTAACTTTTATGATCTTTGATTTGTTCTCTTTTTAATTAACcggtaaatatatttattcctaGAAGGTTTTTTCTGTCGTGATGTCTGCAGTTTCAGGGGTCTTGAATTTGAGAAAATGTTATTCGCTGTGGGTGTCGAGAAAAGTGTTGGCTTCGTAATTCCTCCCGGCGATATAAGAAGCATTGGCTTGCCAAATCCATCGGTTAAGCGTACATATTGGGCCTCCTCCGGCTGAGCACAAAGTCTTGGATAATTGTGACACAGCGTCGTCATGGATTGAGGAGCCGATTGAACTGTTAATTGAAGATCAGGGCGAAGAACGCCAGAATCTGAGGGCAGGTCTTCTAAACTTAATACAGTTGGAGTTGAAATGGGGCTACTCTGGAGCTGATTGTAGTACGAGTAAAATGGATTGGATGTTGTTGCTGGTAAATAtcctttttttactttaattcGGGAAGATGAAACGACCCCTCCTGTTGTTGATGAGCCTGTTGTGGTTGAGCCCGTTGTGGAAGATCCTCCCGTTGTGGAAGAACCTCCCGTTGTTGAAGATCCTCCAGTTGTTGAAGAACCTCCAGTTGTGGAAGATCCTCCCGTTGTTGAAGATCCTCCCGTTGTTGAAGATCCTCCAGTGGTAGAAGATTCATCGGTTGTGGAATTGGTTGTAGATTCAACTGTAGTCGAAGGTGCCACTGTAGTCGAAGTACTTGTTACTGGCGATGCCGTTGAGGTGGACGAAGTTGTTGTGGCTTTCCGTGTGGTTGTTGTTCTTCTAGTGGTTGTAGTTGATCGTCTGGTTGTCGTTGGTCTTCTAGTGGGTCTTCTTGATGGCCTGGGTCTTGGTCGATTCGGAATCTGTGGCCCCAGAGGTCGTAGAGGTCGCGGAGGTCGCGGGGGTCGAGGAACTGGCATTGGAACAGGCACAGGCACAGGCAAAGGTAAAGGTTCAGCTGCCGCTAGATCGCTTCCAGAAAGGAGtccttgcttttttttgtaatattcctGCATAAGCGCATTGTAATAGGCGTCCCAAGCGCCGGCATCTGTTGGATTTCCCTGCGGTGCTTGAGTGGTGCTCGCTGCCCCAAAGGCATTCGATATCCGCGAATAGAGATCATTCACATCCCAAAGTGGCACATTTAACCGAAGAGCTTCTTCTGGCTTGTAACACCAAACTGGGGCTGTGATCAGTAATAGAAAAAACGCGTGCATCGTGTTGCTTGCCTTAATGCCCGGATTCAAACTAAGTTTGCAACCAAGTTGAGAGAACGTTTTTATAGACATATCGGAAGATAATAAGACCACTGATGATGCCCCAGAGCCATAGACGACCCAAACGCTTTATAGTTAAAACAATTGTCAAGCCAGCAAGTTGATTGTATGTCACTGAACAAAGCAACAAAGTGCTACGTTCTTTCTTAATCATGGCGTTTTAAAACCTGCTTTCTACTTTGCAGCGGaaatatttatggtttttttaatattatatattaattttgaagTCTTGAAACTAAAAGTGCattttgcaatatttaaatgtaatagaCAGGAGGTGGTTTCTTTATAAtagtttcaaaaatttttcgTTTAATCAATATTTTGTCGTTGAGTGTTCATTTATAGCTTGTAAAATCAAGtaggtaaaattaaattaaatgaattattcGAACCCATTAAAGtgtttggctatttttttctaTGGATCTCCTTATTGCTCTCCATAGGGCAGGCTGCTGTTGGGGATGAGCGGATCGTCCTTCAAACTGTG from Drosophila takahashii strain IR98-3 E-12201 chromosome 2R, DtakHiC1v2, whole genome shotgun sequence encodes:
- the LOC108054452 gene encoding zonadhesin, with amino-acid sequence MQLLRSFITCVLLVAAGPTWFLSLAKGYQVQVRIPVWDVGGIIKKVTGFTNGQVSKKKKKERPNHEEYWPTEYGYYDPYALAYPPPPFYPYPPYVPPTRPPWPTTEPPTEPPTEPPTEPPTKPTRPTKPTNRPTKPTDRPTKPTNRPTKPTDRPTRPTRPTRPTRPTRPTRPTKPTDKPTEKPTTTETPTEATTTQPTTETTTVTTTDATTETTTNAPTETTTDATTEITTDATSETTTDAATDLTTDSTTDATTDAATDLTTDATTEESTTDATTSPPRDLCAVYPYLPECQAVKSVHLINNKFSHSFKPAQKLSIETMPHSVTSLCFYYPRLCMKPEEAQFVRLSDENGRPLLLITPAEGTSPQTLVKNKLKLSG
- the LOC108054451 gene encoding uncharacterized protein, whose protein sequence is MHAFFLLLITAPVWCYKPEEALRLNVPLWDVNDLYSRISNAFGAASTTQAPQGNPTDAGAWDAYYNALMQEYYKKKQGLLSGSDLAAAEPLPLPVPVPVPMPVPRPPRPPRPLRPLGPQIPNRPRPRPSRRPTRRPTTTRRSTTTTRRTTTTRKATTTSSTSTASPVTSTSTTVAPSTTVESTTNSTTDESSTTGGSSTTGGSSTTGGSSTTGGSSTTGGSSTTGGSSTTGGSSTTGSTTTGSSTTGGVVSSSRIKVKKGYLPATTSNPFYSYYNQLQSSPISTPTVLSLEDLPSDSGVLRPDLQLTVQSAPQSMTTLCHNYPRLCAQPEEAQYVRLTDGFGKPMLLISPGGITKPTLFSTPTANNIFSNSRPLKLQTSRQKKPSRNKYIYRLIKKRTNQRS